Proteins from a genomic interval of Marmoricola sp. OAE513:
- a CDS encoding alpha/beta hydrolase encodes MALVATNGIRLEVHEHGTGPAVLLLHGFPGTSYSWRHQIGPLADAGYRAVAVDLRGYGASDRPEAAYHDSSVIEADLIGVLDALGIERAHVVGQDFGSMYAWNLAQQHPDRVRSVLGTVPHGGEPGPVAPSVGFAAVAARHFLHLHYFQEQGLAERDLGGPHLAEFLRRLIWALSAGGDLLSVFGHPSAGTSYLDALPPTPPLPWSWLAQDELDTITSSFAAGGPGRELAGGLQAYRAADADWALARQRAGTPIGQPSLLVMGEHDPVRSFAPPDLEQQRTWLTGLQDVVLVPQAGHFVQQEQPAAFNDVLLRWLSR; translated from the coding sequence ATGGCACTGGTCGCGACGAACGGGATCCGGCTCGAGGTTCACGAGCACGGCACCGGACCGGCGGTGCTCCTGCTGCACGGGTTCCCGGGGACGTCGTACAGCTGGCGGCACCAGATCGGGCCGCTCGCCGACGCCGGGTACCGCGCCGTTGCTGTCGACCTGCGCGGGTACGGCGCCTCGGACCGCCCGGAGGCCGCGTACCACGACTCCTCGGTGATCGAGGCCGACCTCATCGGCGTGCTCGACGCGCTCGGGATCGAGCGTGCGCACGTGGTCGGCCAGGACTTCGGCTCGATGTACGCCTGGAACCTCGCCCAGCAGCACCCCGACCGGGTTCGCAGCGTGCTCGGCACAGTCCCGCACGGCGGCGAGCCCGGCCCGGTCGCACCGAGCGTCGGGTTCGCTGCGGTCGCTGCACGGCACTTCCTGCACCTGCACTACTTCCAGGAACAGGGTCTCGCCGAGCGCGACCTGGGCGGACCTCACCTGGCCGAATTCCTGCGCCGGCTGATCTGGGCGCTGAGTGCGGGAGGCGACCTGCTCTCGGTCTTCGGACATCCTTCTGCTGGGACGTCGTACCTGGACGCGCTGCCGCCGACTCCACCGCTTCCCTGGTCCTGGTTGGCCCAGGACGAGCTCGACACGATCACCAGCTCCTTCGCGGCCGGCGGTCCGGGACGGGAGCTCGCGGGCGGGCTGCAGGCCTACCGTGCTGCCGACGCCGACTGGGCGCTGGCTCGCCAGCGAGCCGGGACGCCCATCGGCCAGCCCTCGCTCCTGGTGATGGGCGAGCACGATCCCGTGCGCTCCTTCGCGCCACCCGACCTCGAGCAGCAGCGGACGTGGCTGACCGGCCTGCAGGACGTGGTGCTCGTCCCGCAAGCCGGCCACTTCGTCCAGCAGGAGCAACCCGCCGCGTTCAACGACGTGCTGCTCCGCTGGCTCAGTCGGTGA
- a CDS encoding pyridoxal phosphate-dependent aminotransferase: protein MGRHAQRLDGIGSTIFAEMSSLAVRTGSVNLGQGFPDEDGPEAVLEAAVEALRGGRNQYPPGHGTPELLDAVVAHQRRHYGLELDRTQVVATTGATEAIAGALLGLVEPGDEVIVLEPYYDSYVAMIQIAGGVRKPVTLRAPQFRLDLDELAAAVTDRTRLILLNTPHNPTGTVLTRAELEGVAALAVEHDLLVVSDEVYEHLVFGVEHVPIATLPGMFERTVTISSAGKTFSVTGWKIGWASGPAELVAAVEGAKNWLSYASGGPLQPAVAVALDEHDAFHQRLARDLAVKRDRLHDGLASVGLTPFRPDGTYFITADVSAAGYEDGRAFCLALPELAGVVAIPSQVFYDDREAGRHLVRWAFCKKMTVIDEAVSRLQQADLVG from the coding sequence ATGGGTCGACATGCACAGCGACTGGACGGAATCGGCAGCACGATCTTCGCCGAGATGTCGTCCCTCGCCGTCCGGACCGGCTCGGTGAACCTCGGTCAGGGCTTCCCCGACGAGGACGGGCCGGAAGCAGTCCTCGAGGCCGCGGTCGAGGCTCTGCGCGGCGGACGGAACCAGTACCCGCCCGGACACGGCACCCCCGAGCTGCTCGACGCGGTCGTCGCCCACCAGCGTCGGCACTACGGCCTGGAGCTGGACCGCACCCAGGTGGTCGCGACCACGGGCGCGACCGAGGCGATCGCCGGCGCCCTGCTCGGACTGGTGGAGCCGGGCGACGAGGTGATCGTCCTGGAGCCGTACTACGACTCCTACGTCGCGATGATCCAGATCGCCGGAGGAGTCCGGAAGCCAGTGACCCTCCGCGCCCCGCAGTTCCGGCTGGACCTCGACGAGCTCGCGGCGGCCGTCACCGACCGGACCCGGCTGATCTTGCTGAACACCCCGCACAACCCGACCGGCACGGTGCTGACCCGCGCTGAGCTCGAGGGCGTCGCGGCGCTGGCCGTCGAGCACGACCTGCTGGTGGTCAGTGACGAGGTCTACGAGCACCTGGTCTTCGGCGTCGAGCACGTCCCGATCGCGACGCTGCCGGGCATGTTCGAGCGCACGGTGACCATCTCCAGCGCCGGCAAGACGTTCTCGGTGACGGGCTGGAAGATCGGCTGGGCCAGCGGACCGGCCGAGCTGGTCGCCGCCGTCGAGGGTGCCAAGAACTGGCTCTCCTACGCCTCGGGCGGGCCGCTGCAACCAGCCGTCGCCGTCGCTCTCGACGAGCACGACGCGTTCCACCAGCGGCTCGCTCGCGATCTGGCCGTCAAGCGGGACCGGCTGCACGACGGACTGGCGTCGGTCGGGCTGACCCCGTTCCGCCCGGACGGGACCTACTTCATCACCGCTGACGTGTCCGCCGCCGGCTACGAGGACGGGCGGGCGTTCTGCCTGGCGCTACCCGAACTGGCAGGTGTGGTGGCGATCCCCTCGCAGGTCTTCTACGACGACCGCGAGGCGGGTCGGCACCTGGTGCGCTGGGCCTTCTGCAAGAAGATGACCGTGATCGACGAGGCCGTGAGCCGGTTGCAGCAGGCAGATCTCGTCGGTTAG
- a CDS encoding class E sortase, whose translation MSDHEEPGSAPLTPPTLNDADAPPLVDNSVAPRTPAPAAKRRATGPKEKSTGRRITFWIGIGLILAGLGLLGYVAWQLWGTNWISHREQKKLTKQTIQDWNVQEGCDKFCPHGKVSALIRIPKFGKDYVIPVLEGTSPDILAKGFGHFEDTAQPDLKKSGNYALAGHRVTHGEPLRDMPDLRPGDKVIVETKLHTYVYRLDTNPNDLVISFHGTWVLDLFPKNPDGGVGPVLKPDAPDPDCKPSDTVHCDIKDMYKKILTLTTCSEIFHTDNRMIAFGHLIEVRDKQIVTKTPTPAAG comes from the coding sequence GTGAGCGACCACGAAGAGCCGGGCTCGGCCCCGCTGACCCCGCCGACGCTGAACGACGCCGACGCGCCGCCGCTGGTGGACAACAGCGTCGCGCCCCGGACGCCGGCGCCGGCCGCCAAGCGCCGAGCCACGGGCCCGAAGGAGAAGAGCACCGGTCGCCGGATCACCTTCTGGATCGGCATCGGCCTGATCCTCGCCGGACTCGGCCTGCTCGGGTACGTCGCCTGGCAGCTCTGGGGCACCAACTGGATCTCGCACCGCGAGCAGAAGAAGCTCACCAAGCAGACGATCCAGGACTGGAACGTCCAGGAGGGCTGCGACAAGTTCTGCCCGCACGGCAAGGTCTCCGCGCTGATCCGGATCCCGAAGTTCGGCAAGGACTACGTGATCCCGGTCCTCGAGGGCACCTCGCCGGACATCCTGGCCAAGGGCTTCGGCCACTTCGAGGACACCGCGCAGCCGGACCTCAAGAAGTCCGGCAACTACGCGCTGGCCGGCCACCGCGTCACCCACGGCGAGCCGCTGCGCGACATGCCCGACCTGCGGCCCGGCGACAAGGTCATCGTCGAGACCAAGCTGCACACCTACGTGTACCGGCTCGACACCAACCCGAACGACCTGGTCATCTCGTTCCACGGCACCTGGGTGCTCGACCTGTTCCCGAAAAACCCCGACGGGGGCGTGGGGCCGGTGCTCAAGCCGGACGCCCCGGACCCGGACTGCAAGCCGTCCGACACGGTGCACTGCGACATCAAGGACATGTACAAGAAGATCCTGACGCTCACGACCTGCTCGGAGATCTTCCACACCGACAACCGGATGATCGCGTTCGGGCACCTGATCGAGGTCCGCGACAAGCAGATCGTGACGAAGACGCCGACACCCGCGGCGGGCTGA
- the pyrE gene encoding orotate phosphoribosyltransferase: MADRDVLLDQVNSKAVVRGKVTLASGREADYYVDMRRVTLDAVAAPVIGRTMLELTADWDFDAVGGLTLGADPIAVAMMHQASVAGRTLDAFVVRKAQKAHGLQKQIEGPPVEGRRVLAVEDTSTTGGSVLEAVKALRDAGAIVVGVAVIVDRDTGAREVVEAEGLEYRYAVGISDLDI; the protein is encoded by the coding sequence ATGGCAGATCGCGACGTACTCCTCGACCAGGTCAACTCCAAGGCCGTGGTGCGCGGCAAGGTCACCCTGGCCTCGGGGCGCGAGGCCGACTACTACGTCGACATGCGCCGGGTGACCCTGGATGCGGTCGCCGCGCCGGTCATCGGTCGCACGATGCTCGAGCTCACTGCGGACTGGGACTTCGACGCCGTCGGTGGGCTGACGCTGGGCGCCGACCCGATCGCGGTCGCGATGATGCACCAAGCCTCGGTCGCGGGCCGCACGCTGGACGCGTTCGTGGTTCGCAAGGCGCAGAAGGCACACGGCCTGCAGAAGCAGATCGAGGGTCCGCCGGTCGAAGGTCGTCGCGTGCTCGCCGTTGAGGACACCTCGACGACCGGAGGATCGGTCCTCGAAGCGGTCAAGGCCTTACGGGACGCGGGCGCGATCGTCGTCGGTGTCGCCGTGATCGTGGACCGCGACACGGGGGCGCGCGAGGTCGTCGAGGCCGAGGGCCTCGAGTACCGCTACGCGGTGGGGATCTCAGACCTCGACATCTGA
- a CDS encoding VTT domain-containing protein, whose product MILDLAQLSPHILGMDWMDPTWLLDKFGQTMFWLSLLIIFVECGLFFPFLPGDTLLFAMGIFIATDEIRIFEGGHGLDLPAALALFTIAAFLGNVVGYEIGRLLGPSLAQRDGKILKKKYFDQTSEFFEKHGNKALVIGRFVPFVRTYITVVAGITMMDRRRFLLWSGVGAVLWVMTITLLGFFLGNTVPWLRDRIDLVILAILAFSAIPVAYEWVKHRRKPHPAKPVANAAGSDVEV is encoded by the coding sequence GTGATCCTCGATCTGGCCCAGCTGAGCCCGCACATCCTCGGCATGGACTGGATGGACCCCACCTGGTTGCTCGACAAGTTCGGGCAGACGATGTTCTGGCTCAGCCTGCTGATCATCTTCGTGGAGTGCGGCCTCTTCTTCCCGTTCCTGCCGGGTGACACGTTGCTCTTCGCGATGGGCATCTTCATCGCGACCGACGAGATCCGGATCTTCGAGGGCGGCCACGGACTCGACCTGCCGGCAGCCCTGGCGCTGTTCACGATCGCCGCGTTCCTCGGCAACGTCGTCGGCTACGAGATAGGGCGGTTGCTCGGGCCGTCGCTGGCTCAGCGGGACGGCAAGATCCTGAAGAAGAAGTACTTCGACCAGACGAGCGAGTTCTTCGAGAAGCACGGCAACAAGGCACTGGTCATCGGCCGGTTCGTGCCGTTCGTGCGGACCTACATCACCGTCGTCGCCGGCATCACGATGATGGACCGGCGCCGGTTCCTGCTGTGGAGCGGCGTGGGCGCCGTCCTCTGGGTCATGACGATCACCCTGCTCGGGTTCTTCCTGGGCAACACGGTCCCCTGGCTGCGCGACCGGATCGACCTGGTCATCCTGGCCATCCTCGCGTTCTCGGCGATCCCGGTCGCCTACGAGTGGGTCAAGCACCGTCGCAAGCCGCACCCGGCCAAGCCGGTGGCCAACGCAGCCGGCTCAGATGTCGAGGTCTGA
- a CDS encoding TrmH family RNA methyltransferase codes for MPHGPAEVGVGPWEGPLPDGAQYDPELLTNGDRRNVVDRYRYWSVEAIVADLDTRRHDFHVAIENWQHDFNIGTIVRSANAFLAAEVHIVGNRRWNRRGAMVTDRYQHVHHHPDADALADYLHEHAGGPVRLLGIDNLPGSSHLETMELPRRVCFLFGQEGPGLSEGARSACDGTFSIAQFGSTRSINASAAAAIAMHSWVRTYADLGDESAWRG; via the coding sequence ATGCCGCACGGCCCGGCCGAGGTCGGGGTGGGGCCCTGGGAAGGGCCGCTGCCGGACGGTGCCCAGTACGACCCCGAACTGCTCACGAACGGTGACCGCCGCAACGTGGTCGACCGCTACCGGTACTGGTCGGTGGAGGCGATCGTCGCCGACCTCGACACCCGACGGCACGACTTCCACGTCGCGATCGAGAACTGGCAGCACGACTTCAACATCGGCACGATCGTCCGCTCGGCCAATGCCTTCCTGGCTGCCGAGGTGCACATCGTTGGCAACCGGCGCTGGAACCGGCGCGGTGCCATGGTCACCGACCGCTACCAGCACGTCCACCACCACCCGGACGCGGACGCGCTCGCGGACTACCTGCACGAGCACGCGGGCGGTCCGGTCCGGCTGCTGGGCATCGACAACCTGCCGGGCTCCTCGCACCTGGAGACCATGGAGCTGCCCCGCCGGGTCTGCTTCCTCTTCGGGCAAGAGGGCCCGGGTCTTTCCGAAGGTGCCCGCTCGGCCTGCGACGGCACCTTCTCGATCGCCCAGTTCGGATCGACGCGGTCGATCAACGCCTCGGCCGCCGCGGCGATCGCGATGCACTCGTGGGTGCGCACGTACGCCGATCTCGGCGACGAGTCCGCCTGGAGGGGCTGA
- the fbaA gene encoding class II fructose-bisphosphate aldolase, translating to MPIATPEKYAEMLDTAKAKSFAFPAINVSSSQTLNAALQGFADAGSDGIIQVSTGGAEYLSGPSVKNMVTGSVAFAAYAAEVAKNFPINVALHTDHCPKDKLDGFVRPLLAISAERVARGEAPLFQSHMWDGSAVPMEENLQIAQELLALSAAAKIILEVEIGVVGGEEDGVVGAIDEKLYTTPEDALATAAALGVGENGRYMTALTFGNVHGVYKPGGVTLRPEILKAAQEAVAEKLGLPAGSKPFDLVFHGGSGSSPEEIAAAVDYGVIKMNVDTDTQYAFTRPAAAHMFSNYDGVLKVDGEVGNKKAYDPRAWGKAAEAGMAARVVEACENLRSNGQSIG from the coding sequence ATGCCCATCGCAACCCCCGAGAAGTACGCCGAGATGCTCGACACGGCGAAGGCCAAGTCGTTCGCCTTCCCCGCCATCAACGTCTCGTCGTCGCAGACCCTGAACGCTGCGCTCCAGGGATTCGCGGACGCCGGCAGCGACGGCATCATCCAGGTCTCCACCGGTGGCGCCGAGTACCTCTCCGGGCCGAGCGTGAAGAACATGGTGACCGGTTCGGTCGCCTTCGCCGCGTACGCCGCGGAGGTCGCGAAGAACTTCCCGATCAACGTCGCGCTGCACACCGACCACTGCCCCAAGGACAAGCTCGACGGCTTCGTCCGCCCGCTGCTCGCGATCTCCGCGGAGCGCGTTGCCCGGGGCGAGGCCCCCCTGTTCCAGTCGCACATGTGGGACGGCTCCGCGGTGCCGATGGAGGAGAACCTCCAGATCGCCCAGGAGTTGCTGGCGCTCAGCGCCGCGGCGAAGATCATCCTCGAGGTCGAGATCGGCGTCGTCGGCGGCGAGGAGGACGGCGTCGTCGGAGCCATCGACGAGAAGCTCTACACGACCCCCGAGGATGCGCTGGCCACGGCTGCGGCGCTCGGCGTCGGCGAGAACGGTCGCTACATGACCGCCCTGACGTTCGGCAACGTGCACGGCGTCTACAAGCCCGGCGGCGTCACGCTGCGGCCGGAGATCCTCAAGGCGGCCCAGGAGGCCGTCGCCGAGAAGCTCGGCCTGCCGGCAGGCTCGAAGCCGTTCGACCTGGTCTTCCACGGCGGCTCCGGCTCCAGCCCGGAAGAGATCGCCGCGGCCGTCGACTACGGCGTCATCAAGATGAACGTCGACACCGATACCCAGTACGCGTTCACCCGTCCGGCTGCTGCGCACATGTTCAGCAACTACGACGGCGTCCTCAAGGTCGACGGCGAGGTCGGTAACAAGAAGGCCTACGACCCGCGTGCGTGGGGCAAGGCCGCCGAGGCCGGCATGGCTGCGCGCGTCGTCGAGGCGTGCGAGAACCTGCGCAGCAACGGCCAGTCGATCGGGTAA
- a CDS encoding DHA2 family efflux MFS transporter permease subunit gives MTQTQPASPAPQTDKDPWPALIALCIGFFMILLDTTIVTVATPAIIEDLDASVNAVVWVTSAYLLAYAVPVLITGRLGDRFGPRNLYLTGLAVFTAASLWCGLTTTVEGLIIARVFQGFGASMMTPQTMAIITRIFPMDRRGQAMALWGATAGVATLVGPVLGGVLTDAFGWEWIFFINVPVGIAAFVLALRLVPKLPTNQHRFDWLGVVLSGVGMFLLVFGIQEAHQYDWSTITGEITVWRMIIAGLVVIAAFVWWQAKNSQEPLMPLRLFRDRNFSVANLGIAAVSFGFTAMGFPLMLWAQGVRHYSPTESGMLLIPMAVVSIVAAPVVGKLTDKVHPRILTGTGFTILTAAMAVSALILAADTPLWQILVAMGFVGLGSSFLWAVLTATATRNLPLELAGAGAGVYNALRQVGAVLGSAGIALFIDSRLAAQGLEQAGGGEGAVQKMPPQIADRFSEAMGQSLLLVPAVLVVGFLAVMLFERPKHFGAATSACSAVPVPAAPAE, from the coding sequence GTGACCCAGACCCAGCCCGCTTCCCCGGCCCCCCAGACCGACAAGGACCCGTGGCCCGCGCTGATCGCGCTGTGCATCGGCTTCTTCATGATCCTGCTGGACACCACCATCGTCACGGTGGCGACACCGGCCATCATCGAGGACCTGGACGCCTCGGTGAACGCGGTCGTGTGGGTCACGAGCGCCTACCTGCTCGCGTACGCCGTCCCGGTGCTGATCACCGGTCGGCTCGGTGACCGGTTCGGCCCTCGCAACCTGTACCTGACGGGTCTGGCCGTCTTCACCGCCGCCTCGCTGTGGTGCGGACTGACCACGACGGTCGAGGGCCTGATCATCGCGCGAGTGTTCCAGGGCTTCGGCGCCTCGATGATGACGCCGCAGACGATGGCGATCATCACGCGCATCTTCCCGATGGACCGCCGCGGTCAGGCGATGGCGCTGTGGGGCGCGACCGCGGGCGTCGCAACGCTGGTCGGCCCGGTCCTCGGTGGTGTCCTCACCGACGCCTTCGGGTGGGAGTGGATCTTTTTCATCAACGTCCCCGTCGGCATCGCCGCCTTCGTGCTCGCGCTGCGGCTGGTGCCCAAGCTGCCGACCAACCAGCACCGGTTCGACTGGCTCGGCGTCGTGCTCAGCGGCGTCGGCATGTTCCTGCTCGTCTTCGGAATCCAGGAGGCGCACCAGTACGACTGGTCGACGATCACCGGCGAGATCACCGTCTGGCGGATGATCATCGCCGGCCTGGTCGTCATCGCGGCGTTCGTCTGGTGGCAGGCGAAGAACAGCCAGGAGCCGCTGATGCCGCTGCGGTTGTTCCGCGACCGGAACTTCTCCGTCGCGAACCTCGGCATCGCCGCTGTCAGCTTCGGGTTCACCGCCATGGGCTTCCCGCTGATGCTGTGGGCCCAGGGCGTCCGGCACTACTCCCCGACCGAGTCCGGGATGCTGCTGATCCCGATGGCGGTGGTCTCCATCGTCGCGGCGCCGGTCGTCGGCAAGCTCACGGACAAGGTGCACCCGCGGATCCTCACCGGCACCGGGTTCACCATTCTCACAGCCGCGATGGCGGTGTCCGCACTGATCCTCGCGGCCGACACCCCGCTGTGGCAGATCCTGGTGGCGATGGGCTTCGTCGGCCTCGGCAGCTCGTTCCTGTGGGCGGTGCTGACCGCGACCGCCACCCGCAACCTGCCGCTGGAGCTCGCCGGAGCAGGCGCGGGTGTCTACAACGCCCTGCGCCAGGTCGGCGCCGTCCTCGGGTCCGCAGGCATCGCCCTCTTCATCGACTCGCGCCTCGCCGCCCAGGGTCTCGAGCAGGCCGGCGGCGGCGAGGGCGCCGTGCAGAAGATGCCGCCGCAGATCGCCGACAGGTTCAGCGAGGCGATGGGCCAGTCGCTGCTGCTCGTTCCGGCCGTGCTGGTCGTCGGCTTCCTCGCGGTGATGCTGTTCGAGCGGCCGAAGCACTTCGGGGCAGCCACGAGCGCCTGCAGCGCCGTACCGGTTCCGGCGGCGCCGGCCGAGTAG
- a CDS encoding DUF3151 family protein, producing the protein MTPSNFTGDDLMAGPPPTRLPEDPAAAAIAAGDDPRTVVVAHPESPLAWAVLAEQTLASGDDVVAGYAFARVGYHRSLDQLRRNGWKGHGPVPWDHVPNRGFLRALAALTKAAGAIGETAEETRCGEFLRDSSREGYDALM; encoded by the coding sequence ATGACCCCTTCGAATTTCACCGGTGACGACTTGATGGCCGGACCTCCGCCGACGCGCCTCCCGGAGGACCCGGCAGCCGCCGCGATCGCCGCCGGGGACGACCCGCGCACGGTGGTCGTCGCACACCCGGAGTCTCCGCTGGCCTGGGCCGTGCTCGCGGAGCAGACGCTGGCCTCGGGCGACGACGTCGTGGCCGGGTACGCCTTCGCGCGGGTCGGCTACCACCGCAGCCTCGACCAGCTGCGGCGCAACGGGTGGAAGGGTCACGGCCCCGTGCCGTGGGACCACGTCCCCAACCGCGGCTTCCTGCGCGCCCTGGCCGCTCTGACCAAGGCGGCCGGTGCGATCGGTGAGACCGCCGAGGAGACCCGGTGCGGCGAATTCTTGCGCGACTCGAGCCGGGAGGGCTACGACGCGCTGATGTGA
- a CDS encoding diacylglycerol kinase family protein: MEPLLLITHADAGNADALGTALEVLRAAASVEVCETSNPGELDGALHRAGSRPIVVAGGDGSLHAVIRTLHRRNDLRGKTLGLLPLGTGNDFARTVGIPLDPAEAAAALLEAVPTPMDLIVDELGEIVVNNVHAGVSSLASKHGATWKERLGPYGLGLIGYPLGAAMAAINPPFLRLRIEVDGELVADVDRKVLMVSIGNGRSVGGGTELNPEADPESGNLDVVVSFATEPLARLGYAVDLVRRSHHERDDVMHLTGGRISIAGEDFWISADGEISGPERRRTWHVEDAAYSLLVPPHISAS, from the coding sequence GTGGAACCTCTGCTTCTCATCACCCATGCCGATGCCGGCAACGCGGACGCCCTCGGCACCGCCCTCGAGGTGCTTCGTGCCGCGGCATCGGTCGAGGTCTGCGAGACGAGCAACCCTGGCGAGCTCGACGGTGCCCTGCACCGCGCCGGCTCGCGGCCGATCGTGGTCGCCGGCGGGGACGGCAGCCTGCACGCGGTCATCCGCACCCTGCACCGGCGCAACGACCTGCGGGGCAAGACCCTCGGCCTGCTGCCGCTGGGCACCGGCAACGACTTCGCCCGCACCGTGGGCATCCCACTCGATCCGGCCGAAGCCGCCGCTGCGCTGCTCGAGGCCGTGCCGACCCCGATGGACCTCATCGTCGACGAGCTCGGCGAGATCGTCGTGAACAACGTGCACGCCGGCGTCAGCTCGTTGGCCAGCAAGCACGGAGCCACCTGGAAGGAGCGGCTCGGGCCCTACGGGCTCGGACTCATCGGGTACCCGCTCGGCGCAGCCATGGCCGCGATCAACCCGCCGTTCCTGCGCCTCCGGATCGAGGTCGACGGTGAGCTCGTCGCCGACGTCGACCGCAAGGTGCTGATGGTCTCGATCGGCAACGGACGCAGCGTCGGTGGTGGCACCGAGCTGAACCCGGAAGCCGACCCGGAGAGCGGCAACCTCGACGTGGTCGTCTCGTTCGCCACCGAGCCGCTGGCCCGCCTCGGCTACGCCGTCGACCTCGTACGGCGCAGCCACCACGAGCGCGACGACGTCATGCACCTGACCGGCGGACGCATCTCGATCGCCGGTGAGGACTTCTGGATCAGTGCGGACGGCGAGATCAGCGGACCCGAGCGGCGACGGACGTGGCACGTGGAGGACGCGGCGTACTCGCTGCTGGTCCCGCCTCACATCAGCGCGTCGTAG
- a CDS encoding adenylosuccinate synthase, giving the protein MPAIVVLGAQWGDEGKGKATDLLATSQPIDYVVRTSGGHNAGHTIVVNGEKYATHLLPSGILTPGATSVIANGVVVSPEALFRELDGLIERGVEVAQLVVSSNAHVIASYHVAVDKVSERFLGKNQIGTTGRGIGPAYGDKVNRVGIRVADLFDEKILRQKVEAALEVRNQVLAKVYNRRAIDVDSVVEELLTYTDRLRPMVADTSLLLNKALDDGKTVLFEGAQATMLDVDHGTYPFVTSSSPIAGGVCTGAGIGPTRIDRVIGVIKAYSTRVGSGPFPTELFDQDGIDLQRIGGEIGVSTGRTRRCGWYDAVVARYAARVNGLTEFYLTKLDVLDTWERIPVCVAYDVDGVRHDEMPMTQTEYHHATPVYEYFDGWGTDISGCRSFEELPKNAQVYVKALEEMSGAPFWAVGVGPGREQTVVVNER; this is encoded by the coding sequence ATGCCCGCGATCGTGGTCCTCGGTGCCCAGTGGGGCGACGAAGGCAAGGGGAAGGCGACCGACCTTCTCGCGACCAGCCAGCCCATCGACTACGTCGTCCGCACCAGCGGCGGTCACAACGCCGGACACACGATCGTGGTCAACGGCGAGAAGTACGCCACCCACCTGCTGCCCAGCGGCATCCTCACGCCCGGTGCGACGTCGGTCATCGCGAACGGCGTGGTCGTCTCGCCCGAGGCGTTGTTCCGCGAGCTCGACGGGTTGATCGAGCGCGGCGTCGAGGTCGCCCAGCTCGTCGTCAGCTCGAACGCGCACGTGATCGCGTCGTACCACGTGGCCGTGGACAAGGTCAGCGAGCGCTTCCTCGGCAAGAACCAGATCGGCACCACCGGCCGCGGCATCGGCCCGGCGTACGGCGACAAGGTGAACCGCGTCGGGATCCGGGTCGCTGACCTGTTCGACGAGAAGATCCTGCGGCAGAAGGTCGAGGCCGCGCTCGAGGTCCGCAACCAGGTGCTGGCGAAGGTCTACAACCGCCGTGCGATCGACGTCGACTCCGTCGTCGAGGAGCTGCTCACCTACACCGATCGGCTCCGCCCTATGGTGGCCGACACCAGCCTGCTGCTGAACAAAGCGCTGGACGACGGCAAGACGGTGCTCTTCGAGGGCGCCCAGGCGACCATGCTCGACGTCGACCACGGCACCTACCCGTTCGTGACCTCGAGCAGCCCGATCGCGGGCGGCGTCTGCACCGGTGCCGGCATCGGCCCGACCCGGATCGACCGCGTCATCGGCGTGATCAAGGCGTACAGCACCCGGGTCGGCTCCGGTCCGTTCCCGACCGAGCTGTTCGATCAGGACGGTATCGACCTGCAGCGGATCGGCGGTGAGATCGGTGTCTCCACCGGACGCACCCGTCGCTGCGGCTGGTACGACGCCGTGGTCGCCCGGTACGCGGCGCGTGTCAACGGACTGACCGAGTTCTACCTGACCAAGCTCGACGTGCTCGACACCTGGGAGCGGATCCCGGTCTGCGTCGCGTACGACGTCGACGGTGTCCGGCACGACGAGATGCCGATGACGCAGACCGAGTACCACCACGCGACGCCGGTCTACGAGTACTTCGACGGCTGGGGCACCGACATCTCCGGCTGCCGCAGCTTCGAGGAGCTGCCGAAGAACGCGCAGGTCTACGTGAAGGCGCTCGAGGAGATGTCCGGGGCTCCGTTCTGGGCGGTCGGCGTCGGTCCGGGGCGCGAGCAGACCGTGGTGGTCAACGAGCGCTGA